The genomic window CTCTGTAATTTCAAtgttcacaagaagaaaaatcctCAACctgttctcaaccaattcatacaCAGGAAACTAATGACTATGTCTCTCAAGTGCTTGTCTTCTTCGATGGATCCCATAAATCTAGACAGCAAGTCTGACTTGTTAAGACCCGTCGCCATCTCTCTCCTCCTCTGCCCTATTATCTCCATGACCACATTGTTTACCACTTCAATCACTTTCTTCAGCTTCTTCTCCGAACCAATGTTCAGTTATTGCTTCAGTTTTCATATGAGCGGCAACAGCGACATTGCTCATTGTACTAATAGCTCGGATGTGAGGTCGAAACTGTTTGCCAACTTAGACTCCGATaaagaaggaatgaagcactcggGGTCCATTCtaaatgagaatttgcatatgatgttgaaagagaatcttctcatgatgtcctaatgtccaaAAATCTATATTGCTTGCTGGAGAGTGGAGAATGGCGTGTCCTTAGAGtagttgtggaacttggtcttgaggatgtgGTGGATGTTGTCGGAGTTGGAAGTGATGCTGTTATCGAGGACGTGGAGGTGGATGCTTCTGGTGGCTGAAGTGCAGAAGAAGTGGGTGTACCAGTCACAGAGATTTAGGAAGTGTGTGGTCCATGACATGCTGTGGTAGGTGCGACACGCGTGGTAGTTACACCATAACTTGATCTTGGAGTTGaagaggaggaaggaaaagatggaaaagaagactgtgaaggtgaagaaagagagtatgaatgttagggttATGCAAAATACGAtgaaaattagagaaaaataatgtcgtttaaaaaaaaaaaggttatggATCATTTTGTCCCGGTTAGAGTTGTTAGGATCATTTTGTTCCCTGTTAGAATTGTCAGATATCATTTTATCTTCCGTTAGAATTGACGAAGTCAAGGATCTAAGTGACCGAcggaattaattattaattttaattaggaaCTAAAGTATGTGGTTCGAAATTTTTTTAGGACCAAAATGGATAAATACTCTACGTATACACACAGTGAATTGTATAAAGTATATATTGAAAATGTTGgaatatatatacaaataaacTGATTTtgtaactaattttttatttggtACGGTAAATTTCATTTTGGTGTGTACAAAAATATCAGCCGAATGATCCAATATGAAGAAAAGGTGGAAGAGTTGGGCCTGGCCCGTCATGTTACCCATAAAGCGGAAAGGGAAAAAAACAATAGATTTGGATGATGTAGCAACTAGCAAGCGATGATGTCACGTGACGTGGGGCGCACGCGATTGTGTGTGGCGGTCACCCTTTCCTTTCTTCTCGATATTCCCCTTTTCCCTTCATTttgcaaatttttaaaaaataaataaataaacgatGCATGAGAGAGATGAGATGAGATGAGGCGCAGAGAGAGCGGCACGTGAATTCAATTACAGCGAGTGAGCGAGTGGGTGACGAccctctttcattcttctttgttttttgctgcttctgcttcttctccttcttctccttggGTTTGGAATATCGAAGCTGGTAGAACCCTAGCTAGGGTAGGGTTagcgttttctttttctttttcctttttttttcccttttttttttggaGCTAGAATGGATCGCAAAAGGGGACGGCACGAACACCCTTTCAACGGCACCGGCAATGGCGCCTCCAAGAAATTCAGGCCACCTTCAGCTTCAGGTTCGTCTTTCCCTTCCTCTTTGGATTCAACACAATGCTTCCACCTCTATATTTTTGTTTTCCCCATTAAAGTTTTCTGCACTTGTTTTATGTTTCTGTTGTGCTTCTATTGTTATTACCCTCTTTACCTGCTAGCTCCAATTAGGTTATTtacaatttataaataaataaaaaaaaataaactgtACTGTGTTGAGTTCCTGGGTATTGGACTCTTCAATTATTATATGCTCGCAGAATAATCCGTATGCTTGAATATAAATGAGCTGATGTTTGCTTAAATACTCAGAAGTAAGGGTGTGGAGAAAAGGTTATTGGATGTTATTTAAGTTTGAAGCATAAAAGGTTAACCAAATTTTAACGGAGGGGACTTAATTAATGTTCTGTAACAGAAATGGAGTCTTTTCCAACTGGTTTAGGAAGCAAATTGAAGCCTTGCACAAAGTTTTTCAGGTTCAAATCTTTAACTTAtctaaaataaaatctaatgcaattacaTATATTTATAAATTCCATTGGTGTTGCGGAAAAATCCTGATAACAATCTCACCGAGCATAATCCATTTGATTTGACTAATGAATTGGGTAGTCAGAGCTGTGATACAGGTTCTACTTCTAATCCATGATAACCAACAAGACTATGAACAGAAATTGTTGATTCTCAAGAAAAGTTCTGTTAAGTGCTTGCCAGGCTATAATAAAATAGAACGCCATTCTATCGGATGCAAAACTTGATCCACATTTACAATACACTACAATTCTTTGCAAGTAAAGAGGTCTGATGCAGATCACTGAAATGTTCTAGAGCACTGCATGGCTTAACACATGCTCTATCAAGAGAACAAAACAAAATTTGATTGGAAGCATTCATAACATACTTCATTTTGGATATGTTTGAATTCCATATTGCTTGACCTCTCATTTTCTGTTTGCGTTCAGAACAATCTTTGTTTTATGcttgattttaatttttcatttgtttAAATATACGTGCTTTTGCTTTTATATATGAAATCACATCGTAGTATGAATGAAACTAAAGTCCGTATCAGGTATATGGCGTTGGAAATTATGTATTAAgagtttttctttattttaagatCGGTTTCTCGGGTCTTTCATGCACCCAAATGCCCCCAAGAATACTTAAATGCTGCAGGTTGGCTTATTTTGTTTCTAGACTAGCTTCCTGATTGGAAGATTGTTCCAGATAGATTATATTTCCATGTTTTGGCAGTGTTGCTGCATGAAGGGTTTTGTTTACATGTTTGTATAATAATGCATTTGGGTTGTAGGATGTTGTTAGTGTTGATTTGGCCATACAATTTGATTCCTTGGTTATCTTGTTTCATAATATTAAAGTTTGAAATCATTCTGTTGTTTCTCAAAACAATTTGAAGATGAGAAAATACTCTTTGATGCTGAATCTTTGGTACTTAAGAATTTTAATTctgttattgcttttcttttaaaAACGTGGCATTATTCAACCtatatattctatttttcttttatatgaTGCTGTATATGTACCCTTTAAAAGGTTCGTTAATCCATTGAGGTAGGAGAGTTGAAATTGCATTTTCAATGGGACGTAATATACATTATTTCATTGGTGTATGAGGCTTTAAATTGCAATTTCATGTAATAGTGTCTGATTGCAACCTGAAGTATAAGTTTCTTTTTTATGAGATGATAGCTTATGTTTGCCAAACTGAATTTGTTTGTACTATACTACTATATGATTAGATCATTCTATAAGAGAATGAAAagtaatttaaaatttatgataTGTTGTATTATGCAGAGGCACCTAGATTTTTCCATTTAAGCAATATCATCTCAGCCATGCAGTTTTCTTCCCCCCATTCACATTTTCATTTTGTGATGAGAACTAGATTATTTCTAGGGTGCCGTCTTGTTTGTGATGTGCTGTTAAGTCTGGACATTCCTCTGTGGTCATTGTGATTATCATTTTATTGCTTAATTTCATTATCACTGTTAAATCTGTGGTTTGCTCTGCTAAAACTTCTCATATAATATTCAATTGGTATATGCTTAACCAAAGGAAAGTCTTTATTCGTTCAATTAAATAAAAACGTAAGGTTAGGTTTAATGGCAAGCATTGTTTATGCATTCTGAAGGGATTATCTTAAGCCGTGCAACTCTGGTGGAGGATTGATTTCTGTTCACAATTGAAAGAACTACACTTGCAGTTCACTTAGATCTGGCTCTATCTACACAATTTTTGTATTGTTATTTGTTAGTATGTTGATCTGATGTATAAACACTTCCATCTTATGTGCAGCACCTCTGGCTGTCCATTTGGTGAGGGATGCCATTTCTTGCATTATGTTCCTGGTGGCATCAAAACCGTTCAAATGATGAATGCTGGTAGCAACCCTGCTCTTCCTCAAGTTAGTAGAACACCACCTGTTCCTCCATCTTTCCCGGATGGGTCTTCTCCTCCAATGGTTAAAACCAGATTGTGCAACAAGTATAATTCAAGCGAAGGTTGTAAATTTGGTGACAAATGTCACTTTGCCCATGGTGAGTGGGAGATTGGCAAGCCTACAATGCCTTCATATGAAGACAGACAAAGGATTGGTGGGCGAGTTGAGACTCCAGCTCATGGAGCTGCTGCTGGCTTTGGCGCCTCAGCTACCGCGAAGATTAGCATCAATGCTTCCCTTGCTGGGGCTGTTATTGGGAAAAATGGTATCAACTCGAAGCAAATCTGTCGTGTAACAGGAGCAAAACTTTCTATCAGGGAACATGATTCTGATCCTAACCTTAAAAACATTGAGCTTGAAGGAAGTTTTGATCAGATCAAACAAGCAAGTTCCATGGTCCACGAACTTATTCTGAATGTTAGTTCGGCTGCTGGACCTGCAAAGAAGAATGTCACTTCATATGGTCCTGGTTCAAACAACTTCAAAACCAAGATAtgtgaaaaattttcaaaaggcTCCTGCACTTTCGGGGAGAAGTGCCACTTTGCCCATGGAATAGAAGAATTACGCAAGAGTGGAATGTGATTTATGTTTCCTTTGCCCTTGTTTTCTCTTAGCACTTTCAGGACAAACACTTATGATTAGTTTACGTGGTTTTCTTTAGTGAGGATTGAATTGTGCAGAATTTTCTAGTTGAAATTTTTGTCAATTAGCTTCCAATGTGCCACATTATCTGATTTTAGCTTCTAATATTTTGTTATCTTCTACCATCATCAACTTTTAATATATCCACGTATCTAAATTGTTGGTCCAAGATTTGGTTTCTGCTCTGTATTGCAGGCTTTGCTATATGCTTTTAAGTTAGGCTTTACTAGTATATGGTCTATATTTGAAAGATGCATTTCTTTAAGTTCGTTGAGTAATAAACTAATACTAGCTGGTTTCTGTCTTTTCGAAAGATGATCAATTCATAGGATTGAGTGGAAAATAAAGATTTACTTGATGCGAAGATATGAAAATTGTGTAGTGACTTTGTTATGGCATGTATCTGTATCATACAATTAATTGACCTAAGTCAATACATACATGTTACTTCACTTGTCATACATATAGTAGATCTCACCATCACTCATAAAAACAATTATTCAACCAATCAATTCCTAATGAATACTATACAGTATTGCATTTTAATGGATCCTCAATCCATTTTGGTGATAAATTGGCATTTGAATAATGGGCAAAAGCGTTAATTACACTCACTACAGCAACTTAATGTAATTCAATATTATGGCGATAAATAGTTAAATACAGGTGCACACTAGGACACTGCATATGTCAAATGCTGACATGCTTGCCGCTGGGCGCTGGCAAATGTTGGAGTTCATCACATCACCTTTCTCAACAAACAGAGAAGCCATTTCTGTGAATACAACCGAGTAGATTATTGTGCATAGCCACACCGGTAACATTCTTAGCACACATTTTGCTTCCTCAACTTGTTACCGTGCAGAGTCGCCACCGCTTCATTGGACTCGCCTCGTCATTGTCTGTCATCGGTGTTGCCTTATCCATGAATCTGCCAAATGCACGACACAATATAATCTAATAGTTCTGTTAGATATATAACTATTTATATGTCTCTTCTTGTCGACTTAAACTTTTAGAAATGATTTAATGACATTATACCAAAAGGAAATCTAAAATTCTtgttaaaaaaatgaaaagtgaAAAAAAGCCTATGCAAATGTTACTTACATGAAATCATCGCTATGAAGACTCTTTCTACTCCCTTTGATGGCGGATTTAGCGCCCTCAACCTCGAAAAGTTGGTTTGCCTTAACAGGAATAACATCCCTTTCACTACAAGAAAGTCGTCCCATAGCGTCGAATTTATTGACGAAATAAATTCGACGGTATAAATCTTGCCGGTAACTGTTTACCAATAGATTTTTTCATCCGCCGTTAATTACTGgtagatttaaattttttattgcgAAATTTTAGAGCTTGTTACCATCGGATTTATTCTCCGGTAAATTCGAcgataatatataatttattattaataattaaatcaatagttttagaatttttttataataatttgtcTATAATTTTTCATTGAAAGTTCACAAACAAAAATTCTGAATACAGAAGATGAactaaacaattttttttatctcttttctTTTACTTTGAAATTATTTCATTCATAAATGGAATCTATCACTTATATGGGAGCTAAACAATGACAAATCAAGCCAATgtgttatagctcaaatggcatagtctctccatactcaattaagaggttgcgcgttcgagtctcctatctttggtaaaaaaaaaaaaaaaaaaatgacaaatcaAAAAGCTAAAGATCCAAAATGTAATTCTTATATAACTTGCAATTCTAATTCAACAAATCACAAGATCGTCAAATTGAATAAACACCTACACCCTAAACAAATCACAAAATCATAGGAAAGCTGAAAACAAAAAATTACAGAGCATAAAAAAAGTATAAATGTTCATTTGTACAGGCAGTACACAATCAAATATCatgagaaaaaaattaattacttttcTTATAAAACATACACACACCGATAACATAAATAGAAACCATTACTATGTTATTCTCCTTGTTCTTAGATTCTACATGTTACAAAACTGCAAAACCAAATTTAGTGAAGTAACTTAACTTAATTCAGTATCACATAATGTTATATGAAATAAATTACCATTGGggaataaaaacacaaaaacaaaagaaaaaaaacgaagtaaaacaaaaacaaaaaaatgacttGTATTATATCATCCTTCATGATGTCGTTTTTCGCTATTTTACTGTCAGTAATTGCTGGAAATCAAGTGGATGAGTTGCAACTTGAATTAAAGGATCGCAAAACACTATGAAAACTatgaaatatataatttttacctACAAAAAGAGTGCACAAACAGAACCATAACTTAACCAGACACTGTAAACACCGACAACAACTATAATAGTTCATAAACCACAACAATGATATGAAAACCGTGCATTTCAACTAACAAGAAACTCAAGCTACTTATGAAATGGCTAACACCCTCTTTTTCCTAACCATATGAGCTACTCTTTTTCATCAACAACACAATCTACTAAGAGAGAAGATTCAGCTACTAACAAATCTTACTTCATTTTATCTTCAACTCAAATGACTATCTCATCCAAAACAtatataaacaaagaaaataaaataagaaaagagaaatCAAACCTTTGAACCACTTTATAAGCCTGCCTCTTGAAGAGAAAAATGGTAGTGAAAAAAGGCATTGCACTAATTGCTTGATTAAACGACACAGGAAGGCACTTCAACGACACGTTCCCAAACACAACGGTGACACAGAAAACAAGATTCAAAGCAGAGATCTTGAAGAACTGAAAAATTATTAGCAAAAAATTTAACAAGTCAACAAGAATAATGACAGCAACAGCAACAATTACTAACAAATCAACAAAAACCACAACAACAATAACTACGAGAATTGAATAATTATTAGGAAAAATTTTAAGTAATCAAGAACAAtaatatcaaataaatataataactGCAAGAACTGAATATCTATGCAATAACAACAtaacaattaacaagaaaaatCAGCAACAAGAAGAATAACTAACAGAGACTGAAGAAGAACAATAAGCGACGAGATGCTGTTACAGCAGAAAGGGGGTTAGGACAAAAAAGGGATTAGggtttttcattaaaaaaaatgaaaacagaatgAAATATGGAGAGGGATGAGAGTAACCTACCTGGACGACGGAGGAGAGACATAACTCTAGCGACAAAGGGAGCGGCAGCGGCAGCTCTTTCAACGGTGGTGGAGACAAATGGAACAACTCCGTTTAAGGCAACGAAACATGATCTAGGCAACTTGACGTAGACTTTGGAGGAGAATGGAGGTGGGCAGCACTGGCGGAAGGTGGTCGGAGGTACTGCCGGAGGATGTTGCaggggagagagaagagagaggagaatgGGGGAGAAAGAAGGGTGTTCTCGAAAGTGAGGGGAGAAGACCGCGCATTTTGAATTTATATCagtttaccgtcggatttatcggCAGATAAATCCAGCTGTAAGCATTGCGTATGACCAAAACACAACGTTCTATTAATTAAGATTTACCGGTACATAAATTCGACACTAAATTTAACGGTAATTTCGACGCCAATTTTTCTATATCTTTCTCCAATTATTACCAGCGAATTTATCATCGGAATATTAAATCCGACGATAACCTTTTTATCCTACGAATTTATTGTCATATATGCCGGTAAATGCCATTAACGCCTGCCGTT from Arachis ipaensis cultivar K30076 chromosome B09, Araip1.1, whole genome shotgun sequence includes these protein-coding regions:
- the LOC107618206 gene encoding zinc finger CCCH domain-containing protein 44, which gives rise to MDRKRGRHEHPFNGTGNGASKKFRPPSASEMESFPTGLGSKLKPCTKFFSTSGCPFGEGCHFLHYVPGGIKTVQMMNAGSNPALPQVSRTPPVPPSFPDGSSPPMVKTRLCNKYNSSEGCKFGDKCHFAHGEWEIGKPTMPSYEDRQRIGGRVETPAHGAAAGFGASATAKISINASLAGAVIGKNGINSKQICRVTGAKLSIREHDSDPNLKNIELEGSFDQIKQASSMVHELILNVSSAAGPAKKNVTSYGPGSNNFKTKICEKFSKGSCTFGEKCHFAHGIEELRKSGM
- the LOC107619710 gene encoding protein NRT1/ PTR FAMILY 7.1, producing the protein MPFFTTIFLFKRQAYKVVQSYRQDLYRRIYFVNKFDAMGRLSCSERDVIPVKANQLFEVEGAKSAIKGSRKSLHSDDFIFMDKATPMTDNDEASPMKRWRLCTVTS